From a region of the Enterobacter sp. JBIWA008 genome:
- a CDS encoding helix-turn-helix domain-containing protein: MNVNAKPLSELRRLEQCLISASTPFTCTPQQLITSDEWNEPRTIVLQTGVIEVYRSSDELLVGIATAPFIFGLSTVMIRHSQEYRVVAKTACTGFYLPTETTRQLIQQNSLWKEAFCWLSWINYILEKRDMQLVGNNSYHQIRAMLLNMAEWDETLRSKIGVMNHIQQSTRISRSVVAEVLAALRQGNYINMSRGKLVSINRLPTEY, encoded by the coding sequence ATGAACGTTAATGCGAAACCGCTTTCTGAATTACGCCGGCTCGAACAGTGTTTAATATCGGCCAGTACCCCTTTTACATGTACGCCCCAACAATTAATTACGTCAGACGAATGGAATGAGCCTCGTACGATCGTATTACAAACCGGTGTTATTGAGGTCTATCGTTCCTCTGATGAGCTGCTGGTTGGGATTGCGACTGCTCCTTTTATTTTCGGTCTGTCTACGGTGATGATTCGTCACTCTCAGGAATACAGGGTGGTTGCTAAAACGGCCTGTACCGGTTTTTATTTGCCTACGGAAACTACCCGTCAACTCATCCAACAGAATTCCCTCTGGAAAGAGGCCTTCTGCTGGTTATCATGGATAAACTACATTCTTGAAAAACGCGATATGCAGCTGGTTGGCAATAACTCCTATCACCAGATCCGCGCGATGCTGTTAAATATGGCCGAGTGGGATGAAACGCTGCGTTCAAAAATCGGTGTGATGAATCATATTCAGCAAAGCACACGCATTTCACGTTCTGTTGTTGCCGAAGTTCTGGCCGCCCTGCGACAGGGAAACTATATCAATATGAGCCGGGGCAAGCTGGTCAGCATCAACCGCTTGCCCACGGAATATTAA
- the ampH gene encoding D-alanyl-D-alanine-carboxypeptidase/endopeptidase AmpH, producing the protein MKRCLLSFAALCAVSFSTAQAAQPLTAPVLASDIADRYANLIYYGSGATGMAMVVIDGNQRVFRSFGETRPGNNVHPQLDSVIRIASLTKLMTSEMLVKLLDQGVVKLDDPLSKYAPPGSRVPTYQGTPIRLVNLATHTSALPREQPGGAAHRDVFVWPTREQRWSYLSTATLKAAPGSQASYSNLAFDLLADALSTAAGKPYTQLFEEQITRPLGMKDTTFTPSPDQCRRLMVAEKGASPCNNTLAAVGSGGVYSTPGDMMRWMQQFLSSDFYARSSQADRMQTLIYQRTQLHRVIGMDVPGKADALGMGWVYMAPKNGRPGIIQKTGGGGGFITYMAMIPQSNVGAFVVVTRSPHTRFVNMSDGINNLVAELSANKAQVLTASN; encoded by the coding sequence TTGAAACGTTGTCTGCTCTCTTTTGCCGCGCTGTGTGCGGTGAGCTTTTCTACCGCCCAGGCAGCCCAACCGCTGACGGCCCCCGTTTTAGCTTCTGATATTGCCGATCGCTACGCGAACCTTATTTATTACGGCAGCGGCGCGACCGGGATGGCGATGGTCGTCATCGATGGCAACCAGCGTGTGTTCCGCAGCTTTGGCGAAACGCGCCCGGGTAATAACGTTCACCCGCAGCTGGATTCCGTTATCCGCATCGCGTCCTTAACCAAGCTGATGACCAGCGAAATGCTGGTGAAACTGCTCGACCAGGGCGTGGTGAAACTCGACGACCCGCTCAGCAAATATGCGCCTCCAGGCTCCCGGGTTCCAACATATCAGGGTACGCCGATCCGGCTTGTGAACCTTGCCACCCACACCAGCGCCCTGCCGCGTGAGCAGCCAGGCGGAGCGGCGCACCGTGACGTATTTGTCTGGCCAACGCGCGAGCAGCGCTGGAGCTACCTGAGTACCGCCACGCTGAAGGCGGCACCGGGTTCGCAGGCCTCATATTCAAACCTCGCCTTTGACCTGCTGGCGGATGCCCTTTCAACGGCGGCTGGCAAACCTTACACGCAGCTGTTTGAAGAGCAGATAACCCGCCCGCTGGGTATGAAAGACACCACCTTTACCCCGTCCCCGGATCAGTGCCGTCGCCTGATGGTGGCCGAGAAAGGCGCCAGCCCCTGTAACAACACGCTGGCGGCCGTGGGCAGCGGCGGGGTTTACTCCACGCCCGGCGACATGATGCGCTGGATGCAGCAGTTCCTTTCCTCGGATTTCTACGCCCGCAGCAGCCAGGCCGATCGTATGCAAACCCTGATTTATCAGCGTACTCAGCTGCACCGCGTCATCGGGATGGACGTGCCGGGTAAAGCCGATGCGCTCGGTATGGGCTGGGTCTATATGGCCCCCAAAAATGGCCGTCCGGGTATTATTCAAAAAACCGGTGGCGGCGGTGGATTCATCACCTATATGGCCATGATCCCGCAGTCAAACGTCGGCGCGTTTGTAGTGGTCACCCGCTCCCCGCATACGCGTTTCGTCAATATGAGTGACGGAATTAATAACTTAGTGGCGGAACTGAGCGCCAATAAAGCCCAGGTGCTCACCGCGTCTAACTGA
- a CDS encoding isochorismatase family protein has product MSEKRVVMVVDMQNGVFETPRHQREKCVSLINQLTQAADKVIFIQHTEPGGLEEGSEGFALLSELHQPADALYVTKTACDAFYNTALEALLREQGIREFVICGCATDYCVDATIKNGVSRGYHIIVAEDAHTTANRPAADAQILINHHNDVWRNFIAPANPLAVKRTETILENWKAN; this is encoded by the coding sequence ATGTCTGAGAAGCGTGTGGTTATGGTTGTCGATATGCAGAACGGGGTGTTTGAAACCCCCCGTCATCAGCGCGAAAAGTGTGTCTCTCTGATCAACCAGCTTACGCAGGCAGCCGACAAGGTGATTTTTATTCAGCATACCGAGCCCGGGGGCCTGGAAGAGGGAAGTGAGGGGTTTGCGCTACTGTCTGAACTCCATCAGCCAGCCGACGCGCTTTACGTCACCAAAACCGCCTGTGATGCCTTCTATAACACCGCGCTTGAGGCGCTGCTGCGGGAGCAGGGCATTCGCGAGTTTGTCATCTGCGGCTGCGCCACCGATTACTGCGTCGATGCGACAATCAAGAACGGCGTTAGCCGGGGTTATCACATCATCGTGGCGGAAGATGCTCATACTACCGCCAATCGCCCGGCGGCAGATGCGCAGATCCTGATTAACCACCACAACGACGTCTGGCGTAACTTCATCGCGCCGGCGAATCCTCTCGCAGTGAAACGCACCGAAACAATTCTCGAAAACTGGAAAGCGAACTAA
- the sbmA gene encoding peptide antibiotic transporter SbmA, which produces MFKSFFPKPGPFFLSAFIWALIAVIFWQAGGGAWLTRITGATGEVPISAARFWSLSYLLFYAYYMVCVGLFALFWFMYSPHRWQYWSILGTSLIIFVTWFLVEVGVAVNAWYAPFYDLIQTALSSPHKVTINQFYHEVGIFLGIALIAVIIGVMNNFFVSHYVFRWRTAMNEHYMAHWQHLRHIEGAAQRVQEDTMRFASTLEDMGVSFINAIMTLIAFLPVLVTLSAHVPDLPIVGHLPYGLVIAAIVWSLMGTGLLAVVGIKLPGLEFKNQRVEAAYRKELVYGEDDADRASPPTVRELFGAVRRNYFRLYFHYMYFNIARILYLQVDNVFGLFLLFPSIVAGTITLGLMTQITNVFGQVRGSFQYLISSWTTLVELMSIYKRLRSFERELDDRDLQEVTNTFS; this is translated from the coding sequence ATGTTTAAGTCTTTTTTCCCAAAGCCGGGGCCTTTTTTCCTGTCGGCATTTATTTGGGCACTGATCGCTGTCATTTTCTGGCAGGCGGGCGGCGGCGCATGGCTGACGCGCATCACGGGGGCGACAGGCGAGGTGCCGATTAGCGCGGCGCGCTTCTGGTCGCTCAGCTATCTGCTGTTTTACGCCTACTACATGGTGTGCGTTGGGCTGTTTGCGCTGTTCTGGTTTATGTATTCTCCGCACCGCTGGCAGTACTGGTCGATCCTCGGCACATCGCTGATTATTTTTGTCACCTGGTTCCTCGTGGAAGTGGGCGTGGCGGTGAACGCCTGGTATGCGCCGTTCTACGATCTGATCCAGACCGCGCTGAGTTCGCCGCATAAGGTGACCATCAACCAGTTCTACCATGAAGTCGGGATTTTCCTCGGTATCGCCCTTATTGCGGTGATCATCGGCGTGATGAACAACTTCTTCGTCAGCCACTACGTTTTCCGCTGGCGTACCGCGATGAACGAACATTATATGGCGCACTGGCAGCACCTGCGCCATATCGAAGGTGCCGCGCAGCGTGTGCAGGAAGACACCATGCGTTTTGCCTCCACCCTTGAAGACATGGGCGTAAGCTTTATCAACGCCATCATGACGCTGATTGCCTTCCTGCCCGTGCTGGTAACGCTCTCGGCGCATGTGCCGGACCTGCCGATTGTCGGCCATCTCCCGTATGGTCTGGTGATTGCCGCGATCGTCTGGTCGCTGATGGGTACGGGCCTGCTGGCGGTGGTGGGGATCAAACTGCCGGGTCTGGAGTTTAAAAATCAACGCGTGGAAGCCGCTTACCGTAAAGAGCTGGTTTATGGTGAAGATGATGCCGACCGCGCCTCGCCACCGACCGTCCGCGAGCTGTTTGGCGCCGTACGTCGTAACTACTTCCGACTCTACTTCCACTATATGTATTTCAACATTGCCCGTATTTTGTATCTGCAGGTGGACAATGTTTTCGGTTTGTTCCTGCTGTTCCCGTCGATTGTTGCGGGTACGATTACGCTCGGTCTGATGACGCAGATCACCAACGTTTTCGGTCAGGTTCGTGGGTCGTTCCAGTACCTGATCAGCTCCTGGACCACGCTGGTGGAGCTGATGTCCATCTACAAACGTCTGCGCAGTTTTGAACGTGAGCTGGACGATCGTGACCTGCAGGAAGTTACCAACACATTTAGCTAA
- a CDS encoding DUF1615 domain-containing protein codes for MPFAVPRALPLSLLAALVLAGCAEQGAAPLKKGEKPVDVASVVRQKMPASVKDRNAWADALAKTFESQKIAPTEENICSVLAVAQQESMYQSDPVVPGLNKIAWKEIDRRAESMHIPVFLVHTALKITSPNGKSYSERLDAVKTEKQLSAIFDDFISMVPMGQKLFGSLNPVHTGGPMQVSIAFAEKHTDGYPWKIDGTVRQEVFSLRGGLWFGTYHLLNYPANYNEPLYRFADFNAGWYASRNAAFQSAVSRASGVKLALDGDLIAYGSSEAGSTELAVRKLSTTLGLSNSDIRRQLEKGDSLAFEKTDLYKKVFALAEQKSGKTLPRAILPGIQLESPKITRNLTTAWFAKRVDERRARCMGL; via the coding sequence ATGCCTTTTGCCGTACCGCGCGCGTTACCGTTGTCCTTGCTGGCCGCTCTTGTGCTGGCAGGCTGTGCCGAACAAGGGGCCGCTCCGCTCAAAAAGGGGGAGAAGCCCGTCGATGTGGCGAGCGTTGTGCGGCAGAAAATGCCCGCCAGCGTGAAGGATCGCAATGCGTGGGCAGATGCGCTGGCAAAAACCTTTGAAAGCCAAAAGATCGCGCCGACCGAGGAGAATATCTGCTCGGTGCTGGCGGTGGCACAGCAGGAGTCGATGTACCAGTCAGACCCGGTGGTGCCGGGTCTGAACAAAATTGCCTGGAAAGAGATCGACCGCCGCGCGGAATCTATGCATATCCCGGTATTCCTCGTGCATACCGCGCTTAAAATCACCTCGCCGAACGGCAAAAGCTACAGCGAGCGGCTGGATGCGGTGAAAACCGAAAAACAGCTTAGCGCCATCTTTGATGATTTCATCAGTATGGTCCCGATGGGGCAGAAGCTGTTTGGCTCACTGAATCCGGTCCACACCGGTGGTCCGATGCAGGTGAGCATTGCGTTCGCGGAGAAGCATACCGACGGCTACCCCTGGAAAATCGACGGTACGGTGCGTCAGGAGGTCTTCTCCCTGCGCGGTGGGCTGTGGTTCGGCACGTATCATCTGCTGAACTATCCGGCGAACTACAATGAGCCGCTGTACCGCTTTGCCGACTTTAACGCGGGCTGGTATGCCAGCCGTAATGCGGCATTCCAGAGTGCGGTCAGCCGAGCAAGCGGCGTTAAGCTCGCGCTGGACGGCGATCTCATCGCTTACGGCAGCAGCGAGGCGGGAAGCACCGAGCTGGCCGTACGGAAATTATCGACCACGCTTGGCTTGAGCAACAGCGACATTCGCCGTCAGCTTGAGAAAGGCGATAGCCTGGCCTTTGAGAAAACGGATCTGTACAAGAAGGTGTTTGCGCTTGCAGAGCAGAAAAGCGGGAAAACGTTACCGAGGGCTATCCTGCCGGGGATCCAGCTGGAAAGCCCGAAGATCACGCGTAACCTGACCACCGCATGGTTCGCAAAACGCGTGGACGAACGCCGGGCTCGCTGTATGGGGCTTTAA
- a CDS encoding DUF2755 family protein produces the protein MADFTLSKPIFGGKPKTSTAGNIAYALFVLFCFWAGSQLLNMLVHAPGVYEHLMQVQDNGRPRVEIGFGVSTLFGLIPFLAGCMILGVVALVLRFRRRR, from the coding sequence ATGGCTGACTTTACATTGTCGAAACCGATTTTTGGCGGCAAACCAAAAACCTCCACGGCGGGTAATATCGCGTATGCCCTGTTTGTCCTGTTCTGCTTCTGGGCCGGCTCGCAGCTGCTCAATATGCTGGTCCATGCGCCTGGCGTTTATGAACACCTGATGCAGGTACAGGATAACGGACGCCCGCGAGTTGAGATTGGCTTTGGTGTCAGCACCCTGTTCGGCCTGATCCCCTTCCTCGCGGGATGTATGATTCTGGGCGTTGTGGCGTTAGTGTTGCGTTTTCGCCGCCGCCGTTAA
- a CDS encoding DUF2754 domain-containing protein yields MKLTSKLRRDWHYYAFAIGLIFILNGVVGLLGFEAKGWQTYAVGLVTWVISFWLAGLIIRRRPEETTADEAESAKRAD; encoded by the coding sequence ATGAAGCTCACGTCCAAACTACGCCGTGACTGGCACTACTACGCCTTTGCTATCGGGCTGATCTTTATTCTTAACGGTGTCGTGGGCCTGCTGGGGTTTGAAGCAAAAGGGTGGCAAACGTATGCCGTCGGGCTGGTGACCTGGGTGATAAGTTTCTGGCTGGCGGGGCTGATTATCCGCCGCCGTCCCGAAGAGACGACAGCGGATGAGGCAGAGTCGGCGAAGCGCGCCGATTAA
- the ddlA gene encoding D-alanine--D-alanine ligase — protein MAKQRVGIVFGGKSAEHEVSLQSAKNIVDAIDKSRFDVVLLGIDKQGQWHVNDASQYLLNAHDPAQIALNPSEISVATVPGVVKGQLIDAGNAQALAQIDVVFPIVHGTLGEDGSLQGMLRMANLPFVGSDVLGSAACMDKDVTKRLLRDAGLNIAPFVTLTRANRDKHTFAQISGELGLPLFVKPANQGSSVGVSKVTSEAEFTQAVRLAFEFDHKVVVEQGIKGREIECAVLGNDFPQASTCGEVVLNSDFYSYDTKYIDDKGAQVVVPADIDPAINDKIRAIAIRAYQTLGCCGMARVDVFLTPENEVVINEINTLPGFTNISMYPKLWQASGLSYPELITRLIELALERHAADSALKSSVNG, from the coding sequence ATGGCTAAGCAGCGCGTAGGTATTGTCTTTGGGGGAAAATCAGCGGAGCACGAAGTGTCATTGCAATCGGCCAAAAATATCGTTGACGCGATCGATAAAAGCCGTTTCGACGTGGTGCTGCTGGGCATTGATAAACAGGGCCAGTGGCACGTTAACGATGCCAGCCAGTATCTGCTGAATGCTCACGATCCGGCACAAATCGCCCTTAATCCTTCGGAAATTAGCGTCGCCACCGTACCCGGCGTCGTGAAGGGACAGCTCATCGACGCCGGCAATGCTCAGGCTCTCGCCCAGATCGACGTCGTCTTCCCGATTGTTCACGGCACCCTCGGTGAAGATGGTTCCCTGCAGGGCATGCTGCGCATGGCCAACCTGCCGTTCGTCGGCTCGGACGTACTCGGCTCTGCCGCATGCATGGACAAAGACGTCACCAAACGCCTGCTGCGCGATGCCGGACTGAATATTGCCCCGTTCGTTACGCTCACCCGCGCCAACCGCGACAAACACACCTTCGCGCAAATCAGCGGAGAGCTGGGTCTGCCGCTGTTTGTGAAGCCAGCAAACCAGGGCTCCTCCGTGGGCGTCAGCAAAGTCACCAGCGAAGCTGAGTTCACGCAGGCCGTTCGCCTGGCGTTTGAGTTCGACCATAAAGTGGTGGTTGAGCAGGGTATCAAAGGTCGTGAAATTGAGTGCGCCGTGCTGGGCAACGATTTTCCACAGGCGAGCACCTGCGGCGAAGTGGTCTTAAACAGCGACTTCTACTCGTACGACACCAAATACATTGATGATAAAGGCGCGCAGGTTGTCGTTCCTGCGGATATCGATCCGGCGATTAACGATAAGATCCGGGCGATCGCCATTCGCGCTTATCAGACGCTCGGCTGCTGCGGCATGGCGCGCGTGGATGTGTTCCTGACGCCGGAAAACGAAGTGGTGATCAATGAAATCAACACGCTGCCGGGGTTCACTAACATCAGCATGTATCCGAAGCTGTGGCAGGCGAGCGGCCTGAGCTACCCGGAATTAATCACCCGCCTGATCGAACTGGCGCTGGAGCGTCACGCCGCCGACAGCGCGCTTAAAAGTTCCGTAAACGGTTAA
- a CDS encoding extensin family protein — MKGKTLLTVFIIVAVATVGYRWLPPYYNPFMPLTLDDPPGLIIQYKLRRLTPEACASLLSQANQRDLIRTQPVADSGGACPLNNVVRVRDFGPVGLNSSFLASCPLALSSALFISQQARPLTKRYTGSDLARIDHLGSFACRNIYHRPDARRSEHATAEALDIAAFRLANGERVAVLNGWKAATTQPWLKAMLAASCGYYGNGLGPEYNAAHANHFHLGMRGFGLCR; from the coding sequence GTGAAAGGAAAAACGCTGCTGACCGTTTTCATCATTGTGGCCGTTGCAACGGTGGGTTACCGCTGGTTGCCGCCTTACTACAACCCTTTCATGCCGCTGACGCTTGACGACCCGCCGGGCCTAATCATCCAGTATAAGCTCCGGCGCTTAACCCCCGAGGCGTGCGCGAGCCTGCTTTCGCAGGCTAACCAAAGAGATCTCATCCGCACCCAGCCGGTGGCGGACAGCGGCGGCGCGTGTCCGCTTAACAACGTCGTGCGCGTGCGTGACTTTGGCCCGGTCGGCCTGAACAGCAGTTTCCTTGCCAGCTGTCCCCTGGCCCTCAGCTCAGCGCTGTTTATCAGCCAGCAGGCCCGGCCGCTGACAAAACGCTATACGGGCAGCGACCTGGCTCGCATCGATCATCTCGGCAGCTTTGCCTGCCGCAATATTTATCACCGCCCTGACGCGCGACGCAGTGAACATGCCACGGCGGAGGCGCTGGATATCGCAGCTTTTCGTCTGGCGAACGGGGAACGCGTCGCGGTACTGAACGGCTGGAAGGCGGCAACAACGCAGCCATGGCTGAAGGCAATGCTGGCGGCAAGCTGCGGCTACTACGGAAACGGCCTGGGGCCGGAGTATAACGCGGCGCATGCCAACCATTTTCATCTGGGAATGCGCGGTTTCGGCCTCTGCCGATGA
- a CDS encoding multidrug efflux MFS transporter, with protein sequence MESWKVNLISVWFGCFFTGLAISQILPFLPLYVSQLGVTSHEALSMWSGLTFSVTFLVSAIVSPMWGSLADRKGRKLMLLRASLGMAIAILLQAFATNVWQLFFLRAVMGLTSGYIPNAMALVASQVPRERSGWALSTLSTAQISGVIGGPLLGGFLADHVGLRAVFIITAILLVVSFLVTLFLIKEGGRPVIGKSERLSGKAVFASLPYPGLMISLFVTTMVIQLCNGSVGPILALFIKSMEPESTNIAFLSGMIAAVPGVSALISAPRLGKLGDRIGTARILMATLIFAVVLFFAMSFVTSPLQLGVLRFLLGFADGAMLPAVQTLLVKYSSDQVTGRIFGYNQSFMYLGNVAGPLIGASVSAMAGFRWVFAATAIVVLINIIQLAIALRRRRQMAEAKSAR encoded by the coding sequence ATGGAATCCTGGAAAGTTAATCTTATCTCGGTCTGGTTCGGTTGTTTCTTTACCGGATTGGCCATCAGCCAGATTTTGCCGTTCCTGCCGCTGTACGTGTCGCAGCTGGGGGTGACCTCGCATGAAGCGCTTTCCATGTGGTCCGGCCTGACGTTTAGCGTCACGTTTCTGGTCTCCGCCATTGTGTCACCGATGTGGGGCAGCCTGGCTGATCGGAAAGGCCGTAAACTGATGCTGCTGCGTGCCTCGCTCGGGATGGCGATTGCCATTCTGCTGCAGGCCTTCGCAACCAACGTCTGGCAGCTGTTTTTCCTGCGGGCGGTGATGGGGTTGACGTCCGGGTATATTCCAAACGCCATGGCGCTGGTTGCCTCTCAGGTGCCGCGCGAGCGTAGCGGCTGGGCGCTGAGTACGCTCTCCACGGCGCAGATAAGCGGCGTCATCGGCGGTCCGCTGCTGGGCGGTTTTCTGGCGGACCACGTCGGGCTTCGCGCCGTATTTATCATCACCGCGATCCTGCTGGTGGTCAGCTTCCTGGTCACGCTCTTTCTTATCAAAGAGGGGGGGCGCCCGGTTATCGGTAAATCTGAACGCCTGAGCGGCAAGGCCGTCTTCGCCTCGCTGCCCTATCCGGGACTGATGATCAGCCTGTTTGTGACCACCATGGTTATCCAGCTCTGCAACGGTTCGGTCGGGCCGATTCTGGCGCTGTTTATCAAGTCGATGGAGCCGGAGAGCACGAATATCGCTTTTCTGAGCGGCATGATTGCCGCCGTGCCGGGCGTTTCTGCCCTGATCTCCGCGCCGCGTCTGGGGAAACTGGGTGACAGGATCGGCACGGCGCGCATCCTGATGGCGACGCTGATCTTTGCGGTCGTTCTTTTCTTCGCGATGTCGTTTGTCACCTCTCCACTTCAGCTTGGCGTATTGCGATTTCTTCTCGGGTTTGCTGATGGCGCAATGTTGCCTGCGGTACAGACCCTGCTGGTTAAATATTCCAGCGATCAGGTGACGGGGCGAATCTTTGGATATAACCAGTCATTTATGTATCTGGGGAATGTTGCCGGTCCGCTTATTGGCGCATCCGTTTCCGCAATGGCCGGTTTTCGTTGGGTATTTGCGGCTACGGCGATTGTTGTTTTAATCAATATTATCCAGCTGGCTATTGCGCTGCGACGGCGCAGACAAATGGCGGAGGCCAAATCGGCGAGATAA
- the iraP gene encoding anti-adapter protein IraP, whose protein sequence is MKNLIAELLVKLAQKEEESKELVAQVEALEIVVTALLRQMAKTDQQALIESVEGALESVRPESQVPVEDAEMLHQYVKKLLRHPRS, encoded by the coding sequence ATGAAAAACCTCATTGCTGAATTGCTGGTCAAGCTGGCACAAAAGGAAGAAGAGTCAAAAGAGCTGGTGGCCCAGGTCGAAGCGCTGGAAATTGTGGTCACCGCGCTGCTGCGACAAATGGCGAAAACCGATCAGCAGGCGTTGATTGAGAGCGTGGAAGGCGCGCTGGAGAGCGTCAGGCCTGAATCGCAGGTACCGGTTGAGGATGCGGAGATGCTCCACCAGTACGTAAAGAAGCTGTTAAGGCATCCGCGCAGCTAA
- the phoA gene encoding alkaline phosphatase, which yields MKQSALFIALLPLLITPAIYADTTQTSVLDNRAAKGDITQPGGARRLSEDQTAAIRASLNDKPAKNIILLIGDGMGDSEITAARNYAEGAGGFFKGIDALPLTGQYTHYALDKKTGKPDYVTDSAASATAWSTGVKTYNGALGVDIHEKDHQTLLEMAKAAGLATGNVSTAELQDATPAALVAHVTSRKCYGPSVTSEKCPTNALEKGGKGSITEQLLNARPDVTLGGGAKTFAETATAGDWQGKTLREQAQARGYQLVSDANSLAAITEANQDKPLLGLFSDGNMPVRWEGPKASYHGNIDKPAVTCTPNPKRTDSVPTLAAMTDKAISLLSKSEKGFFLQVEGASIDKQDHAANPCGQIGETVDLDEAVQKALEFAKKDGNTLVIVTADHAHASQIVPPDTKAPGLTQALNTKDGAVMVMSYGNSEEESMEHTGTQLRIAAYGPHAANVVGLTDQTDLFYTMKAALGLK from the coding sequence TTGAAACAGAGCGCACTTTTCATTGCATTACTTCCCCTGTTAATTACCCCTGCCATTTATGCTGATACGACGCAAACCAGCGTGCTGGATAATCGTGCGGCAAAAGGCGATATCACCCAGCCTGGCGGCGCGCGCCGTTTATCAGAAGATCAAACTGCCGCTATTCGCGCTTCGCTAAATGATAAGCCGGCGAAAAATATTATTCTGCTGATTGGCGATGGAATGGGGGATTCCGAAATCACGGCGGCGCGAAATTATGCCGAGGGCGCGGGCGGCTTTTTTAAAGGCATCGATGCATTACCGCTGACCGGACAATATACCCACTACGCGCTGGATAAAAAAACCGGTAAACCGGATTACGTAACGGACTCCGCGGCCTCGGCCACGGCGTGGTCCACCGGCGTGAAAACCTATAACGGTGCGCTGGGCGTGGATATTCACGAAAAAGATCATCAAACCCTTCTGGAGATGGCAAAAGCGGCGGGCCTGGCGACCGGCAACGTCTCCACCGCTGAACTTCAGGATGCGACGCCTGCGGCGCTGGTGGCTCACGTGACCTCGCGTAAATGCTACGGCCCGTCAGTGACCAGCGAAAAATGCCCCACGAACGCGCTGGAAAAAGGCGGCAAAGGATCGATTACGGAACAGCTGCTGAACGCACGTCCTGACGTGACCCTGGGCGGCGGCGCGAAAACCTTCGCGGAAACCGCGACGGCGGGCGATTGGCAGGGCAAAACGCTGCGCGAGCAGGCGCAGGCTCGCGGCTATCAGCTGGTGAGTGACGCAAATTCTCTGGCGGCGATAACCGAGGCGAACCAGGACAAACCGCTGCTGGGGCTGTTCTCTGACGGCAATATGCCCGTGCGCTGGGAAGGACCAAAAGCCTCATATCATGGCAATATCGATAAACCAGCCGTAACCTGTACCCCGAACCCGAAACGCACGGACAGCGTGCCGACGCTGGCGGCGATGACCGATAAAGCAATCTCTCTGCTGAGCAAGAGCGAAAAAGGGTTCTTCCTGCAGGTAGAAGGCGCGTCGATAGATAAGCAAGATCATGCGGCGAATCCGTGCGGTCAGATTGGCGAAACCGTCGATCTGGACGAAGCGGTGCAGAAGGCGCTTGAGTTTGCGAAAAAAGACGGCAACACCCTGGTGATCGTCACCGCGGACCATGCGCATGCCAGCCAGATCGTTCCGCCAGATACCAAAGCCCCGGGCCTGACGCAGGCGCTGAACACCAAAGATGGCGCCGTCATGGTGATGAGCTACGGCAACTCTGAAGAAGAGTCCATGGAGCACACGGGCACCCAGCTGCGTATTGCGGCCTACGGTCCGCATGCGGCAAACGTGGTAGGCCTGACCGATCAAACGGATCTGTTCTATACCATGAAGGCGGCGCTGGGCCTTAAATAA
- the psiF gene encoding phosphate starvation-inducible protein PsiF translates to MKTTLLVTLLSGLFLVASANAEEKTLTPQQQRMTTCNQQATSQSLKGDARKTYMSDCLKNGAAKPAEKSLTPQQQKMRECNAKATEQSLKGDDRSKFMSACLKKKV, encoded by the coding sequence ATGAAAACAACATTACTGGTTACTCTGCTCTCCGGCCTGTTCCTGGTCGCATCGGCAAACGCGGAAGAGAAAACGTTAACGCCGCAACAGCAGCGTATGACCACCTGTAATCAACAGGCGACGTCTCAGAGTCTGAAGGGGGATGCTCGTAAGACCTACATGAGCGATTGCCTCAAAAACGGCGCCGCGAAGCCGGCTGAAAAAAGCCTGACGCCTCAGCAGCAAAAGATGCGCGAGTGTAATGCCAAGGCAACCGAACAGTCCCTGAAAGGGGATGACCGCAGCAAGTTCATGAGTGCCTGTCTGAAGAAAAAAGTGTAG